In Chlorocebus sabaeus isolate Y175 chromosome 11, mChlSab1.0.hap1, whole genome shotgun sequence, one DNA window encodes the following:
- the TROAP gene encoding tastin isoform X2, giving the protein MTTRQATRDPLLRGVSPTPSKIPVRSQKRTPFPTVTSCALDQENQDPRRWLQKPPLNIQRPLVDSAGPRPKAKHQAETSQRLVGIPQPRNPLEELRPSPRGQNVGPGPPAQTEAPGTIEFVADPAALATILSGEGVKSCHLGRQPSLAKRVLVRGSQAGTTQRGQGVRASAYLAPRTPTHRLDPARASCFSRLEGPGPRDKTLCPQRLQALISPSGPSFHPSTRPSFQELRRETAGSSRTSVSQASGLLLETPVQPAFSLPKGEHEVVTRSDEGSVASLGLAQRVPLRENREMTHTRDSRDSHLMPSPAPVAQPLPGHVVPCPSPFGRAQRVPSPGPPAVTSYSVLRRLTIQPKTRFTPMPSTPRVQQARWLSGVSPQSCSEDPALPWEQVAVRLFDQESCIRSLEGSGKPPVATPSGPHSNRTPNLQEVKIQRIGILQQLLRQEIEGLVGGQCAPLNGGSSLDMVELQPLLTEISRNLNATEHNSGTSHLPGLLKCSGLPKPCLPEECGEPQPCPPAEPGPPEAICRSEPETPEPSPQEQLEVPEPCPPAEPRPLESCCRSEPEIPEPSHQEQLEVPEPCPPAEPRLPESCCRSEPEIPEPSQQEQLEVPEPCPPAEPSPLQPSTQGQSGPPGPYPRVELGASEPCTLEHRSPESSLPPCCSQWAPATTSLIFSSQHPLCASPPICSLQSLRTPAGQAVFHSSWLCFPGLSIMRQPLLPYRASSF; this is encoded by the exons ATGACCACCCGGCAAGCCACGAGGGATCCCCTCCTCCGGGGTGTATCTCCTACCCCTAGCAAGATTCCGGTACGCTCTCAGAAACGCACGCCTTTCCCCACTGTTACATCGTGCGCCCTGGACCAGGAGAACCAAGATCCAAGG AGATGGTTGCAGAAACCACCGCTCAATATTCAACGCCCCCTCGTTGATTCAGCAGGCCCCAGGCCCAAAGCCAAGCACCAGGCAGAGACATCACAAAGATTGGTGGGGATCCCTCAGCCTCGGAACCCCTTGGAGGAGCTCAGGCCTAGCCCTAGGGGTCAAAATGTGGGGCCTGGGCCCCCTGCCCAGACAG AGGCTCCAGGGACCATAGAGTTTGTGGCTGACCCTGCAGCCCTGGCCACCATCCTGTCAGGTGAGGGTGTGAAGAGCTGTCACCTGGGGCGCCAGCCTAGTCTTGCTAAGAGAGTACTGGTTCGAGGAAGTCAGGCAGGCACCACCCAGAGGGGCCAG GGTGTTCGGGCCTCTGCATATTTGGCCCCCAGAACTCCCACTCACCGACTGGACCCTGCCAGGGCTTCCTGCTTCTCAAGGCTGGAGGGACCAGGACCTCGAGACAAGACTTTGTGCCCCCAGAGGCTACAGGCTCTG ATTTCACCTTCAGGACCTTCCTTTCACCCTTCCACTCGCCCCAGTTTCCAGGAGCTAAGAAGGGAGACAGCTGGCAGCAGCCG GACTTCAGTGAGCCAGGCCTCAGGATTGCTCCTGGAGACCCCAGTCCAGCCTG CTTTCTCTCTCCCTAAAGGAGAACATGAGGTTGTCACTCGCTCAGATGAAGGAAGTGTGGCCTCTCTTGGTCTGGCCCAGCGAGTACCATTAAGAGAAAACCGAGAAATGACACATACCAGG GACAGCCGTGACTCCCACCTGatgccctcccctgcccctgtGGCCCAGCCCTTGCCTGGCCATGTGGTGCCATGTCCATCACCCTTTGGACGGGCTCAGCGTGTACCCTCCCCAGGCCCTCCAGCTGTG ACCTCATATTCAGTGTTGCGGCGTCTCACCATTCAACCTAAAACCCGATTCACGCCCATGCCATCAACCCCCAGAGTTCAGCAG GCCCGGTGGCTGAGTGGTGTTTCCCCTCAGTCCTGCTCTGAAgatcctgccctgccctgg GAGCAGGTTGCCGTCCGGTTGTTTGACCAGGAGAGTTGTATAAGGTCACTGGAGGGGTCTGGGAAACCACCTGTGGCCACTCCTTCTGGACCCCACTCTAACAGAACCCCCAACCTCCAGGAGGTGAAGATTCAA CGCATCGGTATCCTGCAGCAGCTGTTGAGACAGGAGATAGAGGGGCTGGTAGGGGGCCAGTGTGCCCCCCTTAATGGAGGCTCTTCTCTGGATATGGTTGAACTTCAGCCCCTGCTGACTGAGATTTCTAGAAATCTGAATGCCACAGAGCATAACTCTGGGACTTCCCACCTTCCTGGATTGTTAAAATGCTCAGGGCTGCCAAAGCCCTGCCTTCCAGAGGAGTGCGGGGAACCACAGCCCTGCCCTCCAGCGGAGCCTGGGCCCCCAGAGGCCATCTGTAGGAGTGAGCCTGAGACACCAGAGCCCTCCCCCCAGGAACAGCTTGAGGTACCAGAGCCCTGCCCTCCAGCAGAACCCAGGCCCCTAGAGTCCTGCTGTAGGAGTGAGCCTGAGATACCGGAGCCCTCCCACCAGGAACAGCTTGAAGTACCAGAGCCCTGCCCTCCAGCAGAACCCAGGCTCCCAGAGTCCTGCTGTAGGAGTGAGCCTGAGATACCAGAGCCCTCTCAGCAGGAACAGCTTGAGGTACCAGAGCCCTGCCCTCCAGCAGAACCCAGTCCCCTTCAGCCCAGCACCCAGGGGCAGTCTGGACCCCCAGGGCCCTACCCTAGGGTAGAGCTGGGGGCATCAGAGCCCTGCACCCTGGAACATAGAAGTCCAGAGTCCAGCCTACCACCCTGCTGCAGTCAGTGGGCTCCAGCAACCACCAGCCTGATCTTCTCTTCCCAACACCCGCTTTGTGCCAGCCCCCCTATCTGCTCACTCCAGTCTCTGAGAACCCCGGCAGGCCAGGCAG TGTTTCATTCCAGTTGGCTCTGCTTCCCGGGGCTCTCCATCATGAGACAACCACTCTTGCCCTACCGTGCTTCTTCCTTTTAG
- the TROAP gene encoding tastin isoform X1, whose amino-acid sequence MTTRQATRDPLLRGVSPTPSKIPVRSQKRTPFPTVTSCALDQENQDPRRWLQKPPLNIQRPLVDSAGPRPKAKHQAETSQRLVGIPQPRNPLEELRPSPRGQNVGPGPPAQTEAPGTIEFVADPAALATILSGEGVKSCHLGRQPSLAKRVLVRGSQAGTTQRGQGVRASAYLAPRTPTHRLDPARASCFSRLEGPGPRDKTLCPQRLQALISPSGPSFHPSTRPSFQELRRETAGSSRTSVSQASGLLLETPVQPAFSLPKGEHEVVTRSDEGSVASLGLAQRVPLRENREMTHTRDSRDSHLMPSPAPVAQPLPGHVVPCPSPFGRAQRVPSPGPPAVTSYSVLRRLTIQPKTRFTPMPSTPRVQQARWLSGVSPQSCSEDPALPWEQVAVRLFDQESCIRSLEGSGKPPVATPSGPHSNRTPNLQEVKIQRIGILQQLLRQEIEGLVGGQCAPLNGGSSLDMVELQPLLTEISRNLNATEHNSGTSHLPGLLKCSGLPKPCLPEECGEPQPCPPAEPGPPEAICRSEPETPEPSPQEQLEVPEPCPPAEPRPLESCCRSEPEIPEPSHQEQLEVPEPCPPAEPRLPESCCRSEPEIPEPSQQEQLEVPEPCPPAEPSPLQPSTQGQSGPPGPYPRVELGASEPCTLEHRSPESSLPPCCSQWAPATTSLIFSSQHPLCASPPICSLQSLRTPAGQAGLSSLAPRTLALRERLKSCLTAIHCFHEARLDDECAFYTSRAPPSGPTRVCTNPVATLLEWQDALCFIPVGSASRGSPS is encoded by the exons ATGACCACCCGGCAAGCCACGAGGGATCCCCTCCTCCGGGGTGTATCTCCTACCCCTAGCAAGATTCCGGTACGCTCTCAGAAACGCACGCCTTTCCCCACTGTTACATCGTGCGCCCTGGACCAGGAGAACCAAGATCCAAGG AGATGGTTGCAGAAACCACCGCTCAATATTCAACGCCCCCTCGTTGATTCAGCAGGCCCCAGGCCCAAAGCCAAGCACCAGGCAGAGACATCACAAAGATTGGTGGGGATCCCTCAGCCTCGGAACCCCTTGGAGGAGCTCAGGCCTAGCCCTAGGGGTCAAAATGTGGGGCCTGGGCCCCCTGCCCAGACAG AGGCTCCAGGGACCATAGAGTTTGTGGCTGACCCTGCAGCCCTGGCCACCATCCTGTCAGGTGAGGGTGTGAAGAGCTGTCACCTGGGGCGCCAGCCTAGTCTTGCTAAGAGAGTACTGGTTCGAGGAAGTCAGGCAGGCACCACCCAGAGGGGCCAG GGTGTTCGGGCCTCTGCATATTTGGCCCCCAGAACTCCCACTCACCGACTGGACCCTGCCAGGGCTTCCTGCTTCTCAAGGCTGGAGGGACCAGGACCTCGAGACAAGACTTTGTGCCCCCAGAGGCTACAGGCTCTG ATTTCACCTTCAGGACCTTCCTTTCACCCTTCCACTCGCCCCAGTTTCCAGGAGCTAAGAAGGGAGACAGCTGGCAGCAGCCG GACTTCAGTGAGCCAGGCCTCAGGATTGCTCCTGGAGACCCCAGTCCAGCCTG CTTTCTCTCTCCCTAAAGGAGAACATGAGGTTGTCACTCGCTCAGATGAAGGAAGTGTGGCCTCTCTTGGTCTGGCCCAGCGAGTACCATTAAGAGAAAACCGAGAAATGACACATACCAGG GACAGCCGTGACTCCCACCTGatgccctcccctgcccctgtGGCCCAGCCCTTGCCTGGCCATGTGGTGCCATGTCCATCACCCTTTGGACGGGCTCAGCGTGTACCCTCCCCAGGCCCTCCAGCTGTG ACCTCATATTCAGTGTTGCGGCGTCTCACCATTCAACCTAAAACCCGATTCACGCCCATGCCATCAACCCCCAGAGTTCAGCAG GCCCGGTGGCTGAGTGGTGTTTCCCCTCAGTCCTGCTCTGAAgatcctgccctgccctgg GAGCAGGTTGCCGTCCGGTTGTTTGACCAGGAGAGTTGTATAAGGTCACTGGAGGGGTCTGGGAAACCACCTGTGGCCACTCCTTCTGGACCCCACTCTAACAGAACCCCCAACCTCCAGGAGGTGAAGATTCAA CGCATCGGTATCCTGCAGCAGCTGTTGAGACAGGAGATAGAGGGGCTGGTAGGGGGCCAGTGTGCCCCCCTTAATGGAGGCTCTTCTCTGGATATGGTTGAACTTCAGCCCCTGCTGACTGAGATTTCTAGAAATCTGAATGCCACAGAGCATAACTCTGGGACTTCCCACCTTCCTGGATTGTTAAAATGCTCAGGGCTGCCAAAGCCCTGCCTTCCAGAGGAGTGCGGGGAACCACAGCCCTGCCCTCCAGCGGAGCCTGGGCCCCCAGAGGCCATCTGTAGGAGTGAGCCTGAGACACCAGAGCCCTCCCCCCAGGAACAGCTTGAGGTACCAGAGCCCTGCCCTCCAGCAGAACCCAGGCCCCTAGAGTCCTGCTGTAGGAGTGAGCCTGAGATACCGGAGCCCTCCCACCAGGAACAGCTTGAAGTACCAGAGCCCTGCCCTCCAGCAGAACCCAGGCTCCCAGAGTCCTGCTGTAGGAGTGAGCCTGAGATACCAGAGCCCTCTCAGCAGGAACAGCTTGAGGTACCAGAGCCCTGCCCTCCAGCAGAACCCAGTCCCCTTCAGCCCAGCACCCAGGGGCAGTCTGGACCCCCAGGGCCCTACCCTAGGGTAGAGCTGGGGGCATCAGAGCCCTGCACCCTGGAACATAGAAGTCCAGAGTCCAGCCTACCACCCTGCTGCAGTCAGTGGGCTCCAGCAACCACCAGCCTGATCTTCTCTTCCCAACACCCGCTTTGTGCCAGCCCCCCTATCTGCTCACTCCAGTCTCTGAGAACCCCGGCAGGCCAGGCAG GCCTCAGCAGTCTGGCCCCTCGAACCCTAGCCCTGAGGGAGCGCCTCAAATCATGTTTAACCGCCATCCACTGCTTCCATGAGGCTCGTCTGGACGATGAGTGTGCCTTTTACACCAGCCGAGCCCCTCCCTCAGGCCCCACCCGGGTCTGCACCAACCCTGTGGCTACATTACTTGAATGGCAGGACGCCCTG TGTTTCATTCCAGTTGGCTCTGCTTCCCGGGGCTCTCCATCATGA
- the TROAP gene encoding tastin isoform X3, with protein MTTRQATRDPLLRGVSPTPSKIPVRSQKRTPFPTVTSCALDQENQDPRRWLQKPPLNIQRPLVDSAGPRPKAKHQAETSQRLVGIPQPRNPLEELRPSPRGQNVGPGPPAQTEAPGTIEFVADPAALATILSGCSGLCIFGPQNSHSPTGPCQGFLLLKAGGTRTSRQDFVPPEATGSDFTFRTFLSPFHSPQFPGAKKGDSWQQPDFSEPGLRIAPGDPSPACFLSP; from the exons ATGACCACCCGGCAAGCCACGAGGGATCCCCTCCTCCGGGGTGTATCTCCTACCCCTAGCAAGATTCCGGTACGCTCTCAGAAACGCACGCCTTTCCCCACTGTTACATCGTGCGCCCTGGACCAGGAGAACCAAGATCCAAGG AGATGGTTGCAGAAACCACCGCTCAATATTCAACGCCCCCTCGTTGATTCAGCAGGCCCCAGGCCCAAAGCCAAGCACCAGGCAGAGACATCACAAAGATTGGTGGGGATCCCTCAGCCTCGGAACCCCTTGGAGGAGCTCAGGCCTAGCCCTAGGGGTCAAAATGTGGGGCCTGGGCCCCCTGCCCAGACAG AGGCTCCAGGGACCATAGAGTTTGTGGCTGACCCTGCAGCCCTGGCCACCATCCTGTCAG GGTGTTCGGGCCTCTGCATATTTGGCCCCCAGAACTCCCACTCACCGACTGGACCCTGCCAGGGCTTCCTGCTTCTCAAGGCTGGAGGGACCAGGACCTCGAGACAAGACTTTGTGCCCCCAGAGGCTACAGGCTCTG ATTTCACCTTCAGGACCTTCCTTTCACCCTTCCACTCGCCCCAGTTTCCAGGAGCTAAGAAGGGAGACAGCTGGCAGCAGCCG GACTTCAGTGAGCCAGGCCTCAGGATTGCTCCTGGAGACCCCAGTCCAGCCTG CTTTCTCTCTCCCTAA
- the TROAP gene encoding tastin isoform X4: protein MTTRQATRDPLLRGVSPTPSKIPVRSQKRTPFPTVTSCALDQENQDPRRWLQKPPLNIQRPLVDSAGPRPKAKHQAETSQRLVGIPQPRNPLEELRPSPRGQNVGPGPPAQTVLVPPPGKLFALRRSPFPPAKYHLTRRHGLYQ from the exons ATGACCACCCGGCAAGCCACGAGGGATCCCCTCCTCCGGGGTGTATCTCCTACCCCTAGCAAGATTCCGGTACGCTCTCAGAAACGCACGCCTTTCCCCACTGTTACATCGTGCGCCCTGGACCAGGAGAACCAAGATCCAAGG AGATGGTTGCAGAAACCACCGCTCAATATTCAACGCCCCCTCGTTGATTCAGCAGGCCCCAGGCCCAAAGCCAAGCACCAGGCAGAGACATCACAAAGATTGGTGGGGATCCCTCAGCCTCGGAACCCCTTGGAGGAGCTCAGGCCTAGCCCTAGGGGTCAAAATGTGGGGCCTGGGCCCCCTGCCCAGACAG TCCTGGTTCCACCTCCTGGAAAGCTCTTTGCTCTTAGAAGATCTCCCTTTCCTCCAGCAAAATATCATCTCACCAGGCGCCATGGCTTGTACcagtaa
- the C1QL4 gene encoding complement C1q-like protein 4: protein MVLLLLVAIPLLVHSSRGPAHYEMLGRCRMVCDPHGPRGPGPDGAPASVPPFPPGAKGEVGRRGKAGLRGPPGPPGPRGPPGEPGRPGPPGPPGPGPGGVAPAAGYVPRIAFYAGLRRPHEGYEVLRFDDVVTNVGNAYEAASGKFTCPMPGVYFFAYHVLMRGGDGTSMWADLMKNGQVRASAIAQDADQNYDYASNSVILHLDVGDEVFIKLDGGKVHGGNTNKYSTFSGFIIYPD, encoded by the exons atggtgctgctgctgctggtggccaTCCCGCTGCTGGTGCACAGCTCCCGCGGTCCAGCGCACTACGAGATGCTGGGTCGCTGCCGCATGGTGTGCGACCCGCATGGGCCCCGAGGCCCGGGCCCCGACGGCGCGCCTGCTTCCGTGCCCCCCTTCCCGCCGGGCGCCAAGGGAGAGGTGGGCCGGCGCGGGAAAGCAGGCCTGCGGGGGCCCCCGGGACCACCAGGTCCAAGAGGGCCCCCTGGAGAGCCCGGCAGGCCAGGCCCCCCGGGCCCTCCCGGCCCAGGTCCGGGCGGGGTGGCGCCTGCTGCAGGCTACGTGCCTCGCATTGCTTTCTACGCGGGCCTGCGGCGGCCCCACGAGGGTTACGAGGTGCTGCGCTTCGACGACGTGGTGACCAACGTGGGCAACGCCTACGAGGCAGCCAGCGGCAAGTTTACTTGCCCCATGCCAGGCGTCTACTTCTTCGCTTACCACGTGCTCATGCGCGGCGGCGACGGCACCAGCATGTGGGCTGACCTCATGAAGAACGGACAG GTCAGGGCCAGCGCCATTGCTCAGGACGCGGACCAGAACTACGACTACGCCAGCAACAGCGTCATTCTGCACCTGGACGTGGGCGACGAGGTCTTCATCAAGCTGGACGGCGGGAAGGTGCACGGCGGCAACACCAACAAGTACAGCACCTTCTCCGGCTTCATCATCTACCCCGACTGA